A genomic stretch from Falco naumanni isolate bFalNau1 chromosome 4, bFalNau1.pat, whole genome shotgun sequence includes:
- the NEK4 gene encoding serine/threonine-protein kinase Nek4 isoform X7: MPLAAYCFLRAVGKGSYGEVSLVRHQQDSKQYVIKKLNLKNASVRERKAAEQEAQLLSQLKHPNIVTYRESWQGEDGLLYIVMGFCEGGDLYHKLKEQKGKLLPENQVVEWFVQIAMALQYLHEKHILHRDLKTQNVFLTRTNIIKVGDLGIARVLENQCDMASTLIGTPYYMSPELFSNKPYNYKSDVWALGCCVYEMATLKHAFNAKDMNSLVYRIIEGKLPPMPKDYSPQLVEIIRTMLSKKPEERPSVKSILRQPYIKHQISLFLEATKAKASRSHKKTVNSKPKDPCSVVSVKNESHSRNVTHQNHSFEARKYKNEEDCVIKYKATKLCPSEKPAFELERKLSNNDLNNLGDSLATVSEVNIDILPSERIKYGIEKCDSEYIPEDNKAKNLNIPGNSKITSGGPVIKEDELQQRAKQAFKAENTESKQSSVDAIEEDGDTLKLLQPVSKDQKQTDLSLDSTEKLLAPSVPVVIQFRTVAPRPLPFPSDMKAETAQRCAEQRGAETSASVNNAKTSQGAIAKERPLSARERRRLKQSREEMFPSVIPARRTSNSAVVEAKSHMENHVKVAQSSSDPSISQRTRETHCLSDDELSSSTSSTDKSDGDSKERKSTMNEMNDLVQLMTWTLKMDSKENSEYCVTSTPAPEFKLHRKYRDTLILHGKSPEESEELKFEEISSDMLSVPDKIRRMVEVLRSDVVQGLGVKLLEKAYSIMEEDDEAKRELQLREQMGDKYASYSAKARHLKFLEENVKL, from the exons TATGTCATCAAAAAGTTAAACCTTAAAAATGCATCTGTCCgagagaggaaagcagcagaacaagaggcacAGTTGTTATCCCAGTTGAAACACCCAAACATAGTCACCTACAGAGAGTCCTGGCAGGGGGAAGATGGCCTATTATATATTGTTATGGGCTTCTGCGAGGGAGGAGATCTGTATCACAAACTTAAAGAGCAGAAGGGCAAGCTTTTGCCTGAGAATCAGGTGGTGGAGTGGTTTGTCCAGATTGCTATGGCACTACAG tattTACATGAAAAGCACATTCTGCACAGAGATCTTAAaactcaaaatgtttttctgacacGAACAAATATAATCAAAGTGGGTGATCTGGGAATAGCCAGAGTGTTGGAAAACCAGTGTGACATGGCCAGCACTCTCATAGGCACACCATACTACATGAGCCCCGAACTCTTCTCTAACAAACCCTACAACTACAAG TCTGATGTTTGGGCATTAGGCTGCTGCGTTTATGAAATGGCTACACTGAAACATGCCTTTAACGCTAAAGACATGAACTCTTTGGTTTATCGAATTATTGAAGGAAAG TTGCCACCCATGCCAAAGGATTACAGCCCACAGTTGGTAGAAATAATACGAACTATGCTCAGTAAAAAACCCGAGGAAAGACCTAGTGTGAAAAGCATACTACGACAGCCGTATATCAAGCACcaaatttctttgtttttggaAGCCACAAAGGC gaAGGCATCCAGAAGTCATAAGAAAACAGTGAATTCCAAGCCAAAAGATCCTTGTTCTGTGGTCTCAGTAAAGAATGAATCTCATAGCAGGAATGTTACACACCAGAATCACTCCTTTGAAGCCAGGAAATACAAA AATGAAGAAGATTGCGTCATCAAATACAAAGCCACCAAATTATGTCCTTCAGAGAAACCAGCTTTtgagctggaaagaaaactgagcaATAATGATTTGAACAACCTGGGAGACTCCTTGGCTACAGTTAGTGAAGTGAATATTGATATCTTACCATCTGAAAGGATAAAGTATGGAATTGAGAAGTGTGACAGCGAGTATATTCCAGAGGATAATAAagcaaagaatttaaatattccAGGGAACTCTAAAATAACATCTGGTGGGCCAGTGATTAAGGAAGATGAACtacagcaaagagcaaagcaagcTTTTAAAGCTGAGAATACTGAGTCTAAGCAGTCTTCTGTTGATGCTATAGAAGAAGATGGTGACACTTTGAAACTCCTGCAGCCTGTATCAAAAGACCAAAAGCAAACTGACCTG AGCTTGGATTCTACTGAAAAGCTGCTAGCACCGTCTGTTCCTGTTGTGATTCAG TTCAGAACAGTTGCTCCTCGACctttaccttttccttctgataTGAAAGCAGAGACAGCACAGAGGTGTGCAGAGCAGCGTGGTGCTGAAACCTCTGCATCTGTAAATAACGCCAAAACCAGTCAAGGTGCCATTGCAAAG GAGCGGCCTTTGTCAGCAAGAGAACGAAGGAGGCTAAAACAGTCTCGGGAGGAAATGTTTCCCTCTG TGATTCCAGCAAGACGAACGTCAAATAGTGCAGTAGTTGAAGCAAAATCACATATGGAAAATCATGTTAAAGTTGCTCAGTCCTCATCAGATCCCAGTATTTCTCAG AGAACGAGAGAAACCCATTGCCTGTCTGATGACGAGTTAAGCTCTTCCACAAGCTCCACTGATAAGTCTGATGGTGATTCCAAGGAGAG AAAAAGCACTATGAATGAAATGAATGATTTGGTGCAGCTAATGACATGGACACTGAAAATGGACTCTAAGGAGAACTCTGAATACTGTGTAACTTCAACTCCAGCCCCAGAGTTTAAACTTCATAGAAAATACCGAGACACTTtgattttacatggaaaatcaCCTGAAGAATCAGAGGAATTAAAATTTGAAGAGATCTCTTCAG atatgTTATCAGTTCCTGACAAGATCAGGAGAATGGTTGAAGTCCTGAGGTCTGATGTGGTGCAAGGACTGGGAGTGAAACTTCTTGAGAAGGCATACAGCATCATGGAAGAAGATGATGAGGCGAAGAGAGAG CTGCAGTTGCGGGAGCAGATGGGAGACAAGTATGCAAGTTACAGTGCGAAGGCACGGCATCTGaaatttcttgaagaaaatgtgaagctCTGA
- the NEK4 gene encoding serine/threonine-protein kinase Nek4 isoform X3, translating to MPLAAYCFLRAVGKGSYGEYVIKKLNLKNASVRERKAAEQEAQLLSQLKHPNIVTYRESWQGEDGLLYIVMGFCEGGDLYHKLKEQKGKLLPENQVVEWFVQIAMALQYLHEKHILHRDLKTQNVFLTRTNIIKVGDLGIARVLENQCDMASTLIGTPYYMSPELFSNKPYNYKSDVWALGCCVYEMATLKHAFNAKDMNSLVYRIIEGKLPPMPKDYSPQLVEIIRTMLSKKPEERPSVKSILRQPYIKHQISLFLEATKAKASRSHKKTVNSKPKDPCSVVSVKNESHSRNVTHQNHSFEARKYKNEEDCVIKYKATKLCPSEKPAFELERKLSNNDLNNLGDSLATVSEVNIDILPSERIKYGIEKCDSEYIPEDNKAKNLNIPGNSKITSGGPVIKEDELQQRAKQAFKAENTESKQSSVDAIEEDGDTLKLLQPVSKDQKQTDLGTTVFQLQREMSLDSTEKLLAPSVPVVIQDSICDGASRDAQEKIASHLQPHSSVSEPSLSRQRRQKRRELAEVCSEEFRTVAPRPLPFPSDMKAETAQRCAEQRGAETSASVNNAKTSQGAIAKERPLSARERRRLKQSREEMFPSVIPARRTSNSAVVEAKSHMENHVKVAQSSSDPSISQRTRETHCLSDDELSSSTSSTDKSDGDSKERKSTMNEMNDLVQLMTWTLKMDSKENSEYCVTSTPAPEFKLHRKYRDTLILHGKSPEESEELKFEEISSDMLSVPDKIRRMVEVLRSDVVQGLGVKLLEKAYSIMEEDDEAKRELQLREQMGDKYASYSAKARHLKFLEENVKL from the exons TATGTCATCAAAAAGTTAAACCTTAAAAATGCATCTGTCCgagagaggaaagcagcagaacaagaggcacAGTTGTTATCCCAGTTGAAACACCCAAACATAGTCACCTACAGAGAGTCCTGGCAGGGGGAAGATGGCCTATTATATATTGTTATGGGCTTCTGCGAGGGAGGAGATCTGTATCACAAACTTAAAGAGCAGAAGGGCAAGCTTTTGCCTGAGAATCAGGTGGTGGAGTGGTTTGTCCAGATTGCTATGGCACTACAG tattTACATGAAAAGCACATTCTGCACAGAGATCTTAAaactcaaaatgtttttctgacacGAACAAATATAATCAAAGTGGGTGATCTGGGAATAGCCAGAGTGTTGGAAAACCAGTGTGACATGGCCAGCACTCTCATAGGCACACCATACTACATGAGCCCCGAACTCTTCTCTAACAAACCCTACAACTACAAG TCTGATGTTTGGGCATTAGGCTGCTGCGTTTATGAAATGGCTACACTGAAACATGCCTTTAACGCTAAAGACATGAACTCTTTGGTTTATCGAATTATTGAAGGAAAG TTGCCACCCATGCCAAAGGATTACAGCCCACAGTTGGTAGAAATAATACGAACTATGCTCAGTAAAAAACCCGAGGAAAGACCTAGTGTGAAAAGCATACTACGACAGCCGTATATCAAGCACcaaatttctttgtttttggaAGCCACAAAGGC gaAGGCATCCAGAAGTCATAAGAAAACAGTGAATTCCAAGCCAAAAGATCCTTGTTCTGTGGTCTCAGTAAAGAATGAATCTCATAGCAGGAATGTTACACACCAGAATCACTCCTTTGAAGCCAGGAAATACAAA AATGAAGAAGATTGCGTCATCAAATACAAAGCCACCAAATTATGTCCTTCAGAGAAACCAGCTTTtgagctggaaagaaaactgagcaATAATGATTTGAACAACCTGGGAGACTCCTTGGCTACAGTTAGTGAAGTGAATATTGATATCTTACCATCTGAAAGGATAAAGTATGGAATTGAGAAGTGTGACAGCGAGTATATTCCAGAGGATAATAAagcaaagaatttaaatattccAGGGAACTCTAAAATAACATCTGGTGGGCCAGTGATTAAGGAAGATGAACtacagcaaagagcaaagcaagcTTTTAAAGCTGAGAATACTGAGTCTAAGCAGTCTTCTGTTGATGCTATAGAAGAAGATGGTGACACTTTGAAACTCCTGCAGCCTGTATCAAAAGACCAAAAGCAAACTGACCTG GGAACGAcagttttccagctgcaaaGAGAGATG AGCTTGGATTCTACTGAAAAGCTGCTAGCACCGTCTGTTCCTGTTGTGATTCAG GATAGCATCTGTGATGGAGCTTCGCGTGATGCTCAGGAAAAAATTGCCTCTCACTTGCAGCCTCATAGTTCTGTCAGTGAACCCTCTCTGTCACGGCAGCGACGGCAGAAGAGAAGAGAGCTGGCTGAAGTCTGTTCAGAGGAG TTCAGAACAGTTGCTCCTCGACctttaccttttccttctgataTGAAAGCAGAGACAGCACAGAGGTGTGCAGAGCAGCGTGGTGCTGAAACCTCTGCATCTGTAAATAACGCCAAAACCAGTCAAGGTGCCATTGCAAAG GAGCGGCCTTTGTCAGCAAGAGAACGAAGGAGGCTAAAACAGTCTCGGGAGGAAATGTTTCCCTCTG TGATTCCAGCAAGACGAACGTCAAATAGTGCAGTAGTTGAAGCAAAATCACATATGGAAAATCATGTTAAAGTTGCTCAGTCCTCATCAGATCCCAGTATTTCTCAG AGAACGAGAGAAACCCATTGCCTGTCTGATGACGAGTTAAGCTCTTCCACAAGCTCCACTGATAAGTCTGATGGTGATTCCAAGGAGAG AAAAAGCACTATGAATGAAATGAATGATTTGGTGCAGCTAATGACATGGACACTGAAAATGGACTCTAAGGAGAACTCTGAATACTGTGTAACTTCAACTCCAGCCCCAGAGTTTAAACTTCATAGAAAATACCGAGACACTTtgattttacatggaaaatcaCCTGAAGAATCAGAGGAATTAAAATTTGAAGAGATCTCTTCAG atatgTTATCAGTTCCTGACAAGATCAGGAGAATGGTTGAAGTCCTGAGGTCTGATGTGGTGCAAGGACTGGGAGTGAAACTTCTTGAGAAGGCATACAGCATCATGGAAGAAGATGATGAGGCGAAGAGAGAG CTGCAGTTGCGGGAGCAGATGGGAGACAAGTATGCAAGTTACAGTGCGAAGGCACGGCATCTGaaatttcttgaagaaaatgtgaagctCTGA
- the NEK4 gene encoding serine/threonine-protein kinase Nek4 isoform X2, with translation MPLAAYCFLRAVGKGSYGEVSLVRHQQDSKQYVIKKLNLKNASVRERKAAEQEAQLLSQLKHPNIVTYRESWQGEDGLLYIVMGFCEGGDLYHKLKEQKGKLLPENQVVEWFVQIAMALQYLHEKHILHRDLKTQNVFLTRTNIIKVGDLGIARVLENQCDMASTLIGTPYYMSPELFSNKPYNYKSDVWALGCCVYEMATLKHAFNAKDMNSLVYRIIEGKLPPMPKDYSPQLVEIIRTMLSKKPEERPSVKSILRQPYIKHQISLFLEATKAKASRSHKKTVNSKPKDPCSVVSVKNESHSRNVTHQNHSFEARKYKNEEDCVIKYKATKLCPSEKPAFELERKLSNNDLNNLGDSLATVSEVNIDILPSERIKYGIEKCDSEYIPEDNKAKNLNIPGNSKITSGGPVIKEDELQQRAKQAFKAENTESKQSSVDAIEEDGDTLKLLQPVSKDQKQTDLSLDSTEKLLAPSVPVVIQDSICDGASRDAQEKIASHLQPHSSVSEPSLSRQRRQKRRELAEVCSEEFRTVAPRPLPFPSDMKAETAQRCAEQRGAETSASVNNAKTSQGAIAKERPLSARERRRLKQSREEMFPSVIPARRTSNSAVVEAKSHMENHVKVAQSSSDPSISQRTRETHCLSDDELSSSTSSTDKSDGDSKERKSTMNEMNDLVQLMTWTLKMDSKENSEYCVTSTPAPEFKLHRKYRDTLILHGKSPEESEELKFEEISSDMLSVPDKIRRMVEVLRSDVVQGLGVKLLEKAYSIMEEDDEAKRELQLREQMGDKYASYSAKARHLKFLEENVKL, from the exons TATGTCATCAAAAAGTTAAACCTTAAAAATGCATCTGTCCgagagaggaaagcagcagaacaagaggcacAGTTGTTATCCCAGTTGAAACACCCAAACATAGTCACCTACAGAGAGTCCTGGCAGGGGGAAGATGGCCTATTATATATTGTTATGGGCTTCTGCGAGGGAGGAGATCTGTATCACAAACTTAAAGAGCAGAAGGGCAAGCTTTTGCCTGAGAATCAGGTGGTGGAGTGGTTTGTCCAGATTGCTATGGCACTACAG tattTACATGAAAAGCACATTCTGCACAGAGATCTTAAaactcaaaatgtttttctgacacGAACAAATATAATCAAAGTGGGTGATCTGGGAATAGCCAGAGTGTTGGAAAACCAGTGTGACATGGCCAGCACTCTCATAGGCACACCATACTACATGAGCCCCGAACTCTTCTCTAACAAACCCTACAACTACAAG TCTGATGTTTGGGCATTAGGCTGCTGCGTTTATGAAATGGCTACACTGAAACATGCCTTTAACGCTAAAGACATGAACTCTTTGGTTTATCGAATTATTGAAGGAAAG TTGCCACCCATGCCAAAGGATTACAGCCCACAGTTGGTAGAAATAATACGAACTATGCTCAGTAAAAAACCCGAGGAAAGACCTAGTGTGAAAAGCATACTACGACAGCCGTATATCAAGCACcaaatttctttgtttttggaAGCCACAAAGGC gaAGGCATCCAGAAGTCATAAGAAAACAGTGAATTCCAAGCCAAAAGATCCTTGTTCTGTGGTCTCAGTAAAGAATGAATCTCATAGCAGGAATGTTACACACCAGAATCACTCCTTTGAAGCCAGGAAATACAAA AATGAAGAAGATTGCGTCATCAAATACAAAGCCACCAAATTATGTCCTTCAGAGAAACCAGCTTTtgagctggaaagaaaactgagcaATAATGATTTGAACAACCTGGGAGACTCCTTGGCTACAGTTAGTGAAGTGAATATTGATATCTTACCATCTGAAAGGATAAAGTATGGAATTGAGAAGTGTGACAGCGAGTATATTCCAGAGGATAATAAagcaaagaatttaaatattccAGGGAACTCTAAAATAACATCTGGTGGGCCAGTGATTAAGGAAGATGAACtacagcaaagagcaaagcaagcTTTTAAAGCTGAGAATACTGAGTCTAAGCAGTCTTCTGTTGATGCTATAGAAGAAGATGGTGACACTTTGAAACTCCTGCAGCCTGTATCAAAAGACCAAAAGCAAACTGACCTG AGCTTGGATTCTACTGAAAAGCTGCTAGCACCGTCTGTTCCTGTTGTGATTCAG GATAGCATCTGTGATGGAGCTTCGCGTGATGCTCAGGAAAAAATTGCCTCTCACTTGCAGCCTCATAGTTCTGTCAGTGAACCCTCTCTGTCACGGCAGCGACGGCAGAAGAGAAGAGAGCTGGCTGAAGTCTGTTCAGAGGAG TTCAGAACAGTTGCTCCTCGACctttaccttttccttctgataTGAAAGCAGAGACAGCACAGAGGTGTGCAGAGCAGCGTGGTGCTGAAACCTCTGCATCTGTAAATAACGCCAAAACCAGTCAAGGTGCCATTGCAAAG GAGCGGCCTTTGTCAGCAAGAGAACGAAGGAGGCTAAAACAGTCTCGGGAGGAAATGTTTCCCTCTG TGATTCCAGCAAGACGAACGTCAAATAGTGCAGTAGTTGAAGCAAAATCACATATGGAAAATCATGTTAAAGTTGCTCAGTCCTCATCAGATCCCAGTATTTCTCAG AGAACGAGAGAAACCCATTGCCTGTCTGATGACGAGTTAAGCTCTTCCACAAGCTCCACTGATAAGTCTGATGGTGATTCCAAGGAGAG AAAAAGCACTATGAATGAAATGAATGATTTGGTGCAGCTAATGACATGGACACTGAAAATGGACTCTAAGGAGAACTCTGAATACTGTGTAACTTCAACTCCAGCCCCAGAGTTTAAACTTCATAGAAAATACCGAGACACTTtgattttacatggaaaatcaCCTGAAGAATCAGAGGAATTAAAATTTGAAGAGATCTCTTCAG atatgTTATCAGTTCCTGACAAGATCAGGAGAATGGTTGAAGTCCTGAGGTCTGATGTGGTGCAAGGACTGGGAGTGAAACTTCTTGAGAAGGCATACAGCATCATGGAAGAAGATGATGAGGCGAAGAGAGAG CTGCAGTTGCGGGAGCAGATGGGAGACAAGTATGCAAGTTACAGTGCGAAGGCACGGCATCTGaaatttcttgaagaaaatgtgaagctCTGA
- the NEK4 gene encoding serine/threonine-protein kinase Nek4 isoform X5 — protein MPLAAYCFLRAVGKGSYGEVSLVRHQQDSKQYVIKKLNLKNASVRERKAAEQEAQLLSQLKHPNIVTYRESWQGEDGLLYIVMGFCEGGDLYHKLKEQKGKLLPENQVVEWFVQIAMALQYLHEKHILHRDLKTQNVFLTRTNIIKVGDLGIARVLENQCDMASTLIGTPYYMSPELFSNKPYNYKSDVWALGCCVYEMATLKHAFNAKDMNSLVYRIIEGKLPPMPKDYSPQLVEIIRTMLSKKPEERPSVKSILRQPYIKHQISLFLEATKAKASRSHKKTVNSKPKDPCSVVSVKNESHSRNVTHQNHSFEARKYKNEEDCVIKYKATKLCPSEKPAFELERKLSNNDLNNLGDSLATVSEVNIDILPSERIKYGIEKCDSEYIPEDNKAKNLNIPGNSKITSGGPVIKEDELQQRAKQAFKAENTESKQSSVDAIEEDGDTLKLLQPVSKDQKQTDLSLDSTEKLLAPSVPVVIQPHSSVSEPSLSRQRRQKRRELAEVCSEEFRTVAPRPLPFPSDMKAETAQRCAEQRGAETSASVNNAKTSQGAIAKERPLSARERRRLKQSREEMFPSVIPARRTSNSAVVEAKSHMENHVKVAQSSSDPSISQRTRETHCLSDDELSSSTSSTDKSDGDSKERKSTMNEMNDLVQLMTWTLKMDSKENSEYCVTSTPAPEFKLHRKYRDTLILHGKSPEESEELKFEEISSDMLSVPDKIRRMVEVLRSDVVQGLGVKLLEKAYSIMEEDDEAKRELQLREQMGDKYASYSAKARHLKFLEENVKL, from the exons TATGTCATCAAAAAGTTAAACCTTAAAAATGCATCTGTCCgagagaggaaagcagcagaacaagaggcacAGTTGTTATCCCAGTTGAAACACCCAAACATAGTCACCTACAGAGAGTCCTGGCAGGGGGAAGATGGCCTATTATATATTGTTATGGGCTTCTGCGAGGGAGGAGATCTGTATCACAAACTTAAAGAGCAGAAGGGCAAGCTTTTGCCTGAGAATCAGGTGGTGGAGTGGTTTGTCCAGATTGCTATGGCACTACAG tattTACATGAAAAGCACATTCTGCACAGAGATCTTAAaactcaaaatgtttttctgacacGAACAAATATAATCAAAGTGGGTGATCTGGGAATAGCCAGAGTGTTGGAAAACCAGTGTGACATGGCCAGCACTCTCATAGGCACACCATACTACATGAGCCCCGAACTCTTCTCTAACAAACCCTACAACTACAAG TCTGATGTTTGGGCATTAGGCTGCTGCGTTTATGAAATGGCTACACTGAAACATGCCTTTAACGCTAAAGACATGAACTCTTTGGTTTATCGAATTATTGAAGGAAAG TTGCCACCCATGCCAAAGGATTACAGCCCACAGTTGGTAGAAATAATACGAACTATGCTCAGTAAAAAACCCGAGGAAAGACCTAGTGTGAAAAGCATACTACGACAGCCGTATATCAAGCACcaaatttctttgtttttggaAGCCACAAAGGC gaAGGCATCCAGAAGTCATAAGAAAACAGTGAATTCCAAGCCAAAAGATCCTTGTTCTGTGGTCTCAGTAAAGAATGAATCTCATAGCAGGAATGTTACACACCAGAATCACTCCTTTGAAGCCAGGAAATACAAA AATGAAGAAGATTGCGTCATCAAATACAAAGCCACCAAATTATGTCCTTCAGAGAAACCAGCTTTtgagctggaaagaaaactgagcaATAATGATTTGAACAACCTGGGAGACTCCTTGGCTACAGTTAGTGAAGTGAATATTGATATCTTACCATCTGAAAGGATAAAGTATGGAATTGAGAAGTGTGACAGCGAGTATATTCCAGAGGATAATAAagcaaagaatttaaatattccAGGGAACTCTAAAATAACATCTGGTGGGCCAGTGATTAAGGAAGATGAACtacagcaaagagcaaagcaagcTTTTAAAGCTGAGAATACTGAGTCTAAGCAGTCTTCTGTTGATGCTATAGAAGAAGATGGTGACACTTTGAAACTCCTGCAGCCTGTATCAAAAGACCAAAAGCAAACTGACCTG AGCTTGGATTCTACTGAAAAGCTGCTAGCACCGTCTGTTCCTGTTGTGATTCAG CCTCATAGTTCTGTCAGTGAACCCTCTCTGTCACGGCAGCGACGGCAGAAGAGAAGAGAGCTGGCTGAAGTCTGTTCAGAGGAG TTCAGAACAGTTGCTCCTCGACctttaccttttccttctgataTGAAAGCAGAGACAGCACAGAGGTGTGCAGAGCAGCGTGGTGCTGAAACCTCTGCATCTGTAAATAACGCCAAAACCAGTCAAGGTGCCATTGCAAAG GAGCGGCCTTTGTCAGCAAGAGAACGAAGGAGGCTAAAACAGTCTCGGGAGGAAATGTTTCCCTCTG TGATTCCAGCAAGACGAACGTCAAATAGTGCAGTAGTTGAAGCAAAATCACATATGGAAAATCATGTTAAAGTTGCTCAGTCCTCATCAGATCCCAGTATTTCTCAG AGAACGAGAGAAACCCATTGCCTGTCTGATGACGAGTTAAGCTCTTCCACAAGCTCCACTGATAAGTCTGATGGTGATTCCAAGGAGAG AAAAAGCACTATGAATGAAATGAATGATTTGGTGCAGCTAATGACATGGACACTGAAAATGGACTCTAAGGAGAACTCTGAATACTGTGTAACTTCAACTCCAGCCCCAGAGTTTAAACTTCATAGAAAATACCGAGACACTTtgattttacatggaaaatcaCCTGAAGAATCAGAGGAATTAAAATTTGAAGAGATCTCTTCAG atatgTTATCAGTTCCTGACAAGATCAGGAGAATGGTTGAAGTCCTGAGGTCTGATGTGGTGCAAGGACTGGGAGTGAAACTTCTTGAGAAGGCATACAGCATCATGGAAGAAGATGATGAGGCGAAGAGAGAG CTGCAGTTGCGGGAGCAGATGGGAGACAAGTATGCAAGTTACAGTGCGAAGGCACGGCATCTGaaatttcttgaagaaaatgtgaagctCTGA